One genomic segment of Paenibacillus sp. FSL H8-0332 includes these proteins:
- the hpt gene encoding hypoxanthine phosphoribosyltransferase → MTQITKVLVSKDQLQQRVKELGAEISRDYEGKELVLICILKGGAVFMSDLMREITFPVGVDYMSVSSYGASSTSSGVITIKKDIDMDIRGKHVLLIEDLIDTGLTLQHLKELFALREAASVRICTILSKPSRRLVDVPIDYSGIDIPDEFVVGYGLDYAEQYRNLPEVWIVETGD, encoded by the coding sequence ATGACCCAAATTACCAAAGTTCTGGTCAGCAAGGACCAGCTGCAGCAACGAGTAAAAGAACTGGGAGCTGAAATCTCGCGTGACTATGAGGGCAAGGAGCTTGTCCTTATCTGCATTCTTAAGGGCGGCGCCGTATTCATGTCCGACCTGATGCGTGAGATCACCTTTCCGGTCGGCGTCGACTATATGTCGGTGTCCAGCTACGGGGCAAGCTCCACCTCCTCCGGCGTCATCACGATCAAGAAGGATATCGACATGGATATCCGCGGCAAGCATGTCCTGCTCATCGAGGATCTGATCGATACCGGCCTGACGCTTCAGCATCTGAAGGAGCTGTTCGCCCTGCGTGAAGCGGCAAGCGTACGCATCTGCACCATCCTCAGCAAGCCTTCACGCCGTCTGGTCGATGTTCCCATCGACTACAGCGGGATTGATATTCCCGACGAATTCGTCGTCGGCTACGGTCTCGACTATGCTGAGCAATACCGTAATCTGCCAGAGGTCTGGATCGTGGAGACCGGGGACTAA
- a CDS encoding glycoside hydrolase family 76 protein yields MFIWKKVRTAAVLCLLSLSLTVPAPGAGGTAEAFTVSNADAAMNSFVQVFYDSSAKYFYTNSDHLIHSEHAHGPDGGLYTDFWWEAQLWETVMDAYERTGSNVYRTMIDDIYTGFNAKYPDMMTNPFNDDLGWWALACARAYELTGTTEYLNRSSFLFGQIYNEWDGAYGGGIWWRRDAHVPGQANAQKNMATNAPMVMTAVKLYSAYNDNAYLTKATQIYNWTKSTLVNGSKINDHIEGAGSGLIKDWDFTYNYGTFLGAAVSLYQATGASAYLTDANNAAGYAVNKMVSAQTLLYEGENDAAGFKMVFARNLNRLRTLGGQPQYLSFLQQNATQAWNHRRMSDGIIGSDWLRNTGTSYVQSLAAAAGASILQLVPADGYTGYIAGNGAYEAENAARTLVGGGGMINESTNAGYTGRGYVGGWNTSGTSIDFYVNQNTAGTRTVTFRYAAGAGNASRFVKVNGTVAASNLVFNSTSSWSAYGTVSVTVPLNAGSNTIQLGYNSAQGNTNYLNVDLLSGL; encoded by the coding sequence ATGTTCATCTGGAAGAAAGTAAGAACGGCCGCTGTTCTCTGTCTATTGTCCCTGTCTCTGACTGTGCCTGCTCCAGGTGCTGGAGGTACGGCAGAGGCTTTTACCGTATCCAATGCTGATGCTGCAATGAACTCATTCGTGCAGGTATTCTATGATTCTTCCGCCAAATACTTCTATACGAACAGCGATCATCTGATTCATTCCGAACATGCCCACGGACCGGATGGGGGGCTCTACACCGATTTCTGGTGGGAGGCACAGCTCTGGGAGACCGTAATGGATGCCTACGAACGCACGGGCAGCAATGTCTACCGCACGATGATTGATGACATTTACACCGGATTCAACGCCAAATACCCGGATATGATGACGAATCCGTTCAACGATGATCTGGGCTGGTGGGCGCTGGCCTGCGCAAGGGCCTATGAACTGACTGGAACCACGGAGTATCTGAACCGTTCCAGCTTCCTGTTTGGCCAAATCTACAACGAATGGGACGGCGCGTACGGCGGCGGCATCTGGTGGAGAAGGGATGCGCATGTACCGGGCCAAGCCAATGCCCAGAAGAATATGGCCACGAATGCCCCGATGGTCATGACCGCAGTCAAGCTGTATAGTGCCTACAATGATAATGCGTATCTGACCAAGGCTACTCAAATCTATAATTGGACCAAATCCACCCTGGTCAATGGCAGCAAAATCAATGATCATATTGAAGGTGCGGGCAGCGGTCTCATTAAGGATTGGGATTTCACTTACAATTACGGAACGTTCCTGGGGGCGGCTGTATCCCTGTACCAGGCTACCGGAGCTTCCGCTTACCTAACGGATGCCAACAATGCAGCCGGGTATGCCGTTAATAAAATGGTCTCCGCCCAGACTCTGTTGTATGAAGGGGAGAATGATGCTGCGGGTTTCAAAATGGTCTTTGCCCGCAATCTGAACCGTCTCCGTACGCTGGGCGGACAGCCGCAATACTTAAGCTTTCTTCAGCAGAATGCAACTCAGGCCTGGAATCACCGCCGCATGAGCGACGGAATCATCGGCAGCGACTGGCTGCGTAATACGGGCACTTCCTATGTGCAGAGCCTAGCTGCCGCTGCGGGCGCTTCCATTCTGCAGCTCGTTCCCGCTGACGGCTACACCGGATACATTGCCGGTAACGGGGCCTACGAAGCGGAGAATGCAGCGCGGACGCTGGTTGGTGGAGGCGGTATGATCAATGAGAGCACCAATGCCGGCTATACAGGAAGAGGGTATGTTGGGGGTTGGAACACAAGCGGCACCTCCATTGATTTCTATGTCAACCAGAATACGGCCGGAACTAGAACCGTGACCTTCCGCTACGCGGCAGGGGCAGGCAATGCTTCCCGCTTCGTAAAAGTGAACGGCACGGTTGCCGCCTCCAATCTGGTGTTCAATTCGACATCCAGCTGGAGTGCATACGGAACGGTATCGGTCACGGTACCGCTGAATGCAGGCTCTAACACCATTCAATTGGGGTATAACAGTGCACAGGGAAATACGAACTATCTTAATGTTGATTTGCTGAGCGGGCTTTAA